A window from Topomyia yanbarensis strain Yona2022 unplaced genomic scaffold, ASM3024719v1 HiC_scaffold_4, whole genome shotgun sequence encodes these proteins:
- the LOC131695410 gene encoding uncharacterized protein LOC131695410, which produces MLLVIFQGILVLLVAATVITVTRAGPAANSGGNSTGAYYQHPYQNALMDSEAAFLALSEDHHIERYKQGGGPIRSPRNQREPRFISFQTRDNNIEVEVQFAIPFLSVPVKKSVDGMMSTFQKGTALLNVNVAAVALAGILALGSAFIGGLAKLLKGYSLGETHGPLGQKREDTSGLPKTEKAYDQISWWTVLEAVDKSLQKFDIDSTACTQRTVCWYVKEAMNNVEEQRANNLEILVNGLSSADWAMKFTTGTAIEDAIRAGRRNLNCEQAFPGCRLGPDVVQRIINSSSSRSRANW; this is translated from the exons ATGCTCCTCGTCATATTCCAAGGTATCCTGGTTTTGCTAGTAGCTGCAACGGTAATAACGGTAACCCGTGCAGGGCCAGCGGCCAACAGTGGTGGCAACAGTACCGGAGCCTACTACCAGCATCCATACCAGAACGCGTTAATGGACAGTGAAGCCGCCTTTCTGGCTCTCAGTGAGGACCACCACATCGAACGATATAAACAGGGTGGTGGACCTATCAGGAGTCCCAGAAACCAACGCGAGCCAAGATTCATCAGCTTTCAAACTAGGGATAATAACATCGAG GTCGAGGTCCAGTTTGCCATTCCTTTCCTCTCAGTTccggtgaaaaaatctgttgaCGGTATGATGAGTACGTTTCAAAAG GGTACAGCTCTGCTGAATGTGAATGTTGCAGCTGTGGCATTAGCCGGTATCCTGGCATTGGGGAGTGCTTTCATAGGAGGCCTTGCGAAACTTTTGAAAGGTTACAGTTTAGGAGAAACTCATGGACCTTTAGGTCAGAAGCGAGAGGATACTTCCGGGTTACCAAAAACGGAAAAGG CATATGACCAAATCAGCTGGTGGACGGTACTGGAGGCAGTGGACAAGAGCTTGCAAAAGTTTGACATCGATTCGACGGCCTGCACGCAGCGGACGGTCTGTTGGTACGTGAAAGAAGCGATGAACAATGTGGAAGAGCAGCGGGCCAATAATTTGGAGATTTTGGTCAACGGGCTAAGCAGTGCGGACTGGGCAATGAaatttaccaccggaacagcaATAGAGGATGCAATACGAGCCGGAAGACGGAATCTGAACTGCGAGCAAGCATTTCCGGGCTGCCGATTAGGACCGGACGTGGTGCAGCGGATCATCAATAGTTCCAGCAGTAGAAGTAGAGCGAATTGGTAG
- the LOC131695434 gene encoding L-asparaginase-like — MSSAARGENAVEPCADVLVTTNPSSSGDEITRTLSYPKSEFAPSINAPGKVLSENDNSIKHGSPWRRKQLQDINPDGSLDLSKLYMRRNSSYGKMSSDTPEAKVLVIYTGGTIGMMRNENNALEPRPNEFIRKIRKYPNMHDDVYASKRFGPAKNMAPLALPYVEGQHRRILYQISEYEPLLDSSNMGVSDWVHIATDIQQSYEFFDGFVILHGTDTMAYTASALSFMFENLGKTVIITGSQIPIFETRTDGNDNFTSALILAGNYIIPEVCVFFNSKLFRGNRTVKVSSESLDAFNSPNTAPLAKMGINVEVDYRLIFRPCTMEKFTVHTRLAENVGLLRLFPSISTAAVKAFLNPPMNGVVLQTYGSGNIPINRSELVEALREATDRGVLVVNCTQCSEGSVCELYETGRLLQEIGVIPGYDMTPEAALAKLAYVLSKEDWSQDTKKMMMKSNLRGELTREKTPEMQEYDLIDAVARTLQLNSAKELSQLKSSLFPAMVNTAVIAGDVSKLNNLKGYGADLSMENYDRRTALHVACCEGNFEVVQFLLQNGAAVHVRDRFDRTPLMDAILYDHHQIIRLLVKCGSHLTGSIRAIGENLCSAAARNLLTRLESYRIAGADLSQEDSSGRTALHVAAMYGNMNVVKYLIKHYAEIDVVDYLGLTPLDYAIRLKNQEVIDYLLEKRAKLGEELDELDSKRPEQFESFEM; from the exons ATGAGTTCAGCTGCTCGAGGGGAAAACGCTGTCGAGCCTTGCGCTGATGTGCTTGTTACTACGAATCCATCCAGCAGCGGAGATGAAATCACCCGCACTTTATCATACCCTAAATCCGAGTTTGCGCCATCAATAAACGCTCCCGGTAAAGTTTTGTCTGAAAATGACAACAGCATAAAACACGGATCGCCCTGGCGACGGAAACAGCTGCAGGATATCAACCCGGACGGGAGCTTAGATTTAAGCAAATTGTACATGCGACGGAACTCTAGCTACGGAAAAATGTCCTCGGATACACCCGAAGCGAAGGTGTTGGTGATCTATACGGGTGGAACGATTGGAATGATGCGAAATGAGAATAATG CCCTGGAACCACGCCCGAACGAGTTCATCCGGAAGATTCGCAAGTACCCGAACATGCACGATGACGTCTACGCGAGCAAACGATTCGGCCCGGCTAAGAACATGGCCCCACTGGCGCTACCTTACGTCGAAGGTCAGCACCGCCGGATTCTGTACCAAATCTCCGAGTACGAACCATTGCTGGATTCCTCAAATATGGGCGTTTCCGATTGGGTTCACATCGCTACCGATATTCAGCAGTCGTACGAGTTCTTCGACGGTTTCGTGATACTGCATGGTACGGATACTATGGCGTACACTGCATCGGCTCTGTCGTTCAtgtttgagaatctaggaaaGACGGTGATTATTACCGGTTCGCAAATACCGATCTTCGAAACTCGAACCGATGGAAACGACAATTTCACTTCGGCTCTGATCCTAGCGGGAAACTACATAATACCGGAAGTCTGCGTGTTCTTCAATAGCAAACTGTTCCGTGGCAATCGAACGGTCAAGGTCAGCAGTGAGTCGCTGGATGCTTTCAATTCACCGAATACCGCTCCCTTGGCTAAAATGGGAATTAATGTGGAAGTGGACTACCGGTTGATCTTCCGACCGTGCACTATGGAAAAATTCACCGTTCATACACGGCTTGCAGAAAACGTTGGCTTACTACGACTGTTTCCGAGCATTTCCACGGCAGCTGTTAAAGCATTCCTGAATCCTCCGATGAACGGGGTGGTTTTGCAGACCTATGGAAGTGGGAATATTCCGATTAATCGTTCTGAATTGGTCGAAGCGCTGCGAGAGGCTACCGATCGAGGAGTGCTAGTGGTCAACTGTACGCAGTGTAGCGAGGGATCGGTTTGTGAATTGTACGAAACCGGGAGGTTATTGCAAGAAATTGGGGTAATTCCGGGATATGATATGACGCCGGAAGCGGCTCTAGCTAAGCTTGCGTACGTACTGAGTAAGGAGGATTGGAGTCAGGATACGAAGAAAATG ATGATGAAAAGCAATCTCCGAGGTGAGCTGACCCGCGAGAAGACTCCGGAGATGCAGGAATATGATCTGATCGACGCTGTTGCCAGGACGCTTCAGTTAAATTCAGCTAAAGAGCTTAGTCAACTGAAGTCTTCCCTTTTCCCAGCCATGGTGAATACGGCCGTCATTGCTGGCGATGTTAGCAAG CTCAATAACTTGAAAGGTTATGGTGCCGATCTATCCATGGAGAACTACGACCGTAGGACGGCACTTCACGTAGCATGTTGCGAAGGGAACTTTGAGGTTGTCCAATTTTTACTGCAGAATGGAGCAGCCGTTCATGTTCGTGATCGGTTCGACAGGACGCCGTTGATGGATGCCATTCTGTATGACCACCATCAGATTATTCGACTTCTGGTCAAGTGTGGATCCCATCTGACCGGATCGATACGAGCGATCGGTGAGAATCTGTGCAGTGCAGCTGCGAGGAACCTGCTGACGCGGCTCGAGTCATACCGAATCGCTGGAGCTGATCTGTCTCAGGAGGATTCCAGTGGCCGAACAGCACTCCACGTCGCAGCTATGTACGGGAACATGAATGTTGTTAAATATTTGATTAAACACTACGCGGAAATCGATGTCGTCGATTATCTAGGACTGACTCCTTTGGATTACGCCATAAGGCTGAAAAATCAAGAGGTAATCGATTATCTGCTCGAAAAAAGAGCAAAACTAGGTGAAGAATTGGACGAACTAGATAGCAAACGGCCGGAGCAGTTCGAGTCATTTGAAATGTAA
- the LOC131695435 gene encoding uncharacterized protein LOC131695435, with protein sequence MAELCSVPECPGNIALDDSLAFYHFPRNPKRIKDWCAKLGLPSTQRDHDWSAKCVCSRHFSPEQYVSRGRLKPDAVPDCHVPVIKQESERQKNCKDTVDALKDKRPNEEEISIKDTFVADDNFAFCPPLVAIDSLDMICRLCLTRDAEGTFETIFTNDFVHCVLQATGLEIQQDHGYPYKVCQTCTEKITYINRSREWFHKNDKFLRTLIEEHTLVENNNIGKTQQEDNSDASCLIVPESSGTCPTPTETVFIKEENGLASEIDVHNSSPIEAEEVTPDQLGVQWVEDGGVDVTGCNNTTEIIPRKIPKKRDKTSDNHGKFNCNTCFREFDSLVTLRRHASHHRSFYPCRECGVSYFNPKTLGLHIEKYHSTQTDDALTWKKQDEYDLIKEMSEAFNGTRKK encoded by the exons ATGGCAGAACTTTGTAGTGTTCCGGAATGTCCCGGGAATATTGCTTTGGACGATTCCCTCGCTTTCTACCATTTCCCCCGTAATCCCAAACGTATCAAGGACTGGTGCGCAAAACTTGGTCTCCCTAGCACGCAACGGGATCACGATTGGTCCGCAAAGTGTGTCTGCAGTAGACACTTCTCGCCGGAACAATATG TTTCAAGAGGTCGCCTAAAGCCGGATGCAGTTCCTGATTGCCACGTTCCTGTCATTAAGCAAGAATCAGAACGTCAAAAG AATTGTAAGGATACAGTGGACGCATTGAAAGATAAAAGACCTAACGAGGAGGAAATTTCTATCAAGGACACCTTTGTGGCAGATGATAATTTTGCTTTTTGTCCACCGCTGGTTGCGATAGACAGCCTTGACATGATCTGTCGATTGTGTTTGACCAGAGATGCAGAGGGGACGTTCGAGACTATTTTTACGAACGATTTTGTTCATTGCGTTTTACAAGCGACTGGACTTGAG atCCAACAGGATCACGGTTATCCGTATAAGGTTTGTCAGACTTGTACGGAGAAAATAACTTACATCAACCGAAGTCGGGAATGGTTTcacaaaaatgataaatttctgaGAACGTTGATAGAAGAACATACGCTTGTCGAAAACAACAACATCGGAAAAACCCAACAGGAGGATAATTCTGACGCCAGTTGCCTCATTGTTCCCGAATCTTCGGGAACCTGTCCCACACCAACTGAAACAGTGTTCATCAAAGAGGAGAACGGACTAGCCAGCGAGATAGATGTACACAACTCTAGCCCTATAGAAGCAGAAGAAGTTACCCCCGATCAGTTGGGCGTACAGTGGGTAGAAGACGGTGGCGTGGACGTTACGGGGTGCAACAATACAACGGAAATCATTCCAAGGAAAATACCGAAGAAACGGGACAAAACTTCCGACAACCATGGAAAATTCAACTGTAACACATGCTTCCGGGAATTCGATTCGCTAGTTACACTACGGCGCCATGCCAGCCACCACCGAAGTTTCTACCCCTGTCGGGAATGCGGTGTGTCATACTTTAATCCGAAAACGTTGGGGCTACACATCGAGAAATACCACAGCACGCAAACGGATGACGCGCTGACCTGGAAGAAACAGGACGAGTACGACCTGATCAAGGAAATGTCGGAAGCGTTCAACGGAACGCGGAAGAAGTGA
- the LOC131695423 gene encoding uncharacterized protein LOC131695423, which translates to MVAHCSASFCQQELGAGIAWFLFPPDHHRKRIWMERLQVREDPQRPYMLACRKHFSEAQFHITANGKKLISEAVPDMFVAEVETDDDDNDDDNEGTPPELTPVMVRESRNNVCRFCLKKDTELRRLFSKNKGKDIPSPKIIWQTLGIDVRRNDSFPDGICGTCIAMINGIKVIRRRFQENDRQMHADYTAAVEEMNAPETPSPSIAKPESEHSDVLVLEIYENNVDCDPDEQLQVGDEITVVEVEDLRYGNYNNLTNGDPIAAVELQNEEFEIDLPAKRRRCYGQVGVAEQR; encoded by the exons ATGGTGGCCCATTGTAGCGCTTCGTTTTGCCAGCAAGAGCTTGGAGCTGGAATTGCCTGGTTTCTGTTCCCGCCTGACCATCACCGGAAGCGTATCTGGATGGAACGATTACAGGTCAGAGAAGATCCCCAACGACCATACATGTTGGCCTGTCGAAAGCATTTCTCTGAAGCTCAGTTTCACATTACAG CCAATGGTAAGAAGTTGATTAGTGAAGCTGTTCCGGATATGTTTGTTGCTGAAGTCGAAActgacgacgacgacaacgatGACGACAATGAAGGTACTCCACCCGAGCTCACCCCTGTCATGGTGAGAGAATCACGCAATAATGTGTGCCGCTTTTGTCTAAAAAAGGACACCGAACTAAGAAGGTTATTTTCCAAAAACAAAGGAAAAGACATTCCTAGTCCAAAGATTATTTGGCAAACACTGGGCATCGAC gTTCGACGGAATGATAGCTTTCCGGACGGAATCTGTGGTACTTGTATTGCCATGATCAACGGTATTAAAGTCATTCGAAGGCGGTTTCAGGAGAATGACAGACAAATGCATGCGGATTACACGGCAGCCGTGGAGGAAATGAATGCTCCTGAAACTCCGTCGCCGTCGATTGCCAAGCCAGAATCAGAACACTCGGACGTTCTGGTACTGGAAATATACGAGAATAACGTCGATTGTGATCCGGATGAACAGCTGCAGGTCGGTGACGAGATAACCGTAGTGGAGGTGGAAGATCTACGGTACGGAAATTACAACAACCTGACCAACGGTGACCCAATCGCTGCTGTCGAGTTACAAAACGAGGAGTTCGAGATTGACCTACCGGCGAAAAGGCGTCGCTGCTACGGGCAGGTTGGAGTAGCTGAGCAACGATGA